The DNA segment TATGTATTTTTCGAGAGCTGGGAAATTAAGGTGGATAAGAATGGCAGCGAAGAATATCCGCGATCGGCTGAACTTATTTGATTCCTCGTCGACGGCGAGAAAATTAATCTGAGGTCGTATAACTTTGCTCTCTCACTTAGAAATGAATTGATAATCACCGGATTGCACCTGAAAGACGGCGTAAGGTTTTTCGAATCTTAAAAGTTTGATGCCATTGGCTGCGGAAATGGCACTGCCGCTCTCTGTAAGGTTCTTAATATCCGTCGTAGGAACATACACGGTGGCGGTAGAGTTCACCGGGATTGTCACATTCATTTGTATTGATCCGCCTTTCTTTTCCCAGCGACTTACAATCGGGCCATACAGCGATTCAGTCTTGGCTTCGGCAAACGTTAGATCCTTCACAATCGCCGGCTGGATGATGAAGGATTGATACCCATATTCATTGGGGTCCTCGCGAATGCCTCCTAAGCTTTTGATAAACCACGCTGCGATACCTGTATAGCAGGTGTGAATTCTACTTGGACAGTTATCGTCCCAGTATTCCGGCCATGCCGTTTCACCACGGCTGAGGAAGTATCCGTAACTGGGCTCAGTGGTTTTGGAAAGAGCATTGAAGAGGATATCGTTCCGTTGCGTAGTTTCGATCAAGAATTTCAACAGGACCGGCACGCCGGAGCTGCCCATGTCGAGATAGGGCCGTGTTTGGAGGCTCTCCTTTTCGAAATTTGCTAAGACCGCCGGCTTCACGTTTTCCGGCGTAATCCCGGCAAACATTGGGAACGCCAAATGAATTTGGCGACTATCCAAATAGACGTTTTGATCTGGATTGAAAAAACGTGCCTGCACCTTGTCTTTCAAGTCATTCAGTCGCCGTTCGTAGATGGCAACATCGTCCGGCCGCTCCAGTACTTTGGCGATTTCAACGAAGGTGCCAAGATTCATCGCGTAAACGCAATTGTTGAACAGCAGCGCTTCCTGTGTGGTTCCGAATTCCTTGCCCTTGAGTTTATCACCGACTTGAAAGGGTGCGGCCCAATCGCCTAAAAAATTGCCGCCGTTGTTGTAATTTTTGTTGTACGGCTGGAGAATTCCATCGGAGACATGCGAGGCGAGGAATTCCAACCAAGCCTTACTTGCGGAATAGGAGTCGGTGAGAATCCGTTTGTCTCCGAAATTCTTATAGAATTCCCAGCTGATGTTCAAAGGAGCGCTGCTCCACATCGGGCCTCCATAATGCCTATTTACCTGCGGGGCGGTATGATTGAACCAACCATTAGATTGTTGCACGTCGCGCCAGTCGCGAAGTACATTCGTGTAGAATGCACCAACTTGGTAGTTGGGTATCCCGCAACCCCAGGCGGTGGCGAATTGCTCTTCGCCATATCCGAGTCTTTCGCGATGGGGACAATCTTCCGTGTATCCTTCTACCGTGTTCGCCCGGTAGGTCCACAAATCGGTTTCATAAATCTTATTGAACAAATCGCTAGAGCAGGAAAAGTGCCCCATTCGATTCAGGTCAGTTGCAATCGCCTGGCCTTCAATTTCGGACAATTCTGGCTTGCTTCGCAAACCATCGATCGTGAGATATCGTCCGGCAGAATAATTGAACCGATTCTGGAAGGTTTCAGACGCACCTCCCTTACAAACATAAATGCTCTTTTGTCCAAAAGCCTGAGTTGTGCCAGGGTTGTCTGAGATTTGAATTTTGACAACATCGCCGGCAGACTGATTCTTCATTTTGATCGAAATCCAACCCGAAAAGTTTTTCTCCAATTCGACTTTGTATGGCCCCGATCCGGTAATGTTTTGCGGGTGAATGTTTTCGATCATGCAGCTCGGTTCGACCATTTGGGCCGAGAGAACGGTTTCGACGGAGACAGCTGCTGCGGGGGGCCACTCGCTATCGTCAAACTTAACCGCATTCCAATCGGGGTTGTATTTTTGCGCATCAATTTGCTCCCCGCCATGATCCTGGTATTTGCAACCGCCAAGATCTTCGCTGGAGCTTATTTCGCACCGCCAACTTGTGTCGGATGCAAGCGAGATTGCATCTCCACTTATCGTTTTCCCATTCAACTGCACCCGCAGTGCCGATTTGGTTTTAAAGAATTCGTAACGGCCCCAGCCTGCCGCGGTCCAGATGGCGATACAGTTGTCGCCAGCTTGAAGTGCCGGCGCGATATCGTATGTCACATACAAGACGCGCTTGTCGAGTCGCGTTAGTGTGGGAGCTAAAACTCGGGCATCGACCTTTTGCCCATTGACATATAGTTCGTGGTAACCGACCGAAGCGACGTAAATAACCGCCGAAGCGGCCCTGTCACGAAGCGAAAAGTTCTTTCGAAACCAAATATGCTTTTCTTCCGGTGCCGTCGGATGCTCGATCCAAGGTCCGGTCCAATCGTTGGGCTCAAGGAGACCCATCGAAAAATGGGCGGGAGAACTCCATGCGGACGGCTTCGCATCCTTATCAAAAACTCTGACTTTCCAAAAACAATCTTCTCCGGAGGTTAACTTTGTTCCCGCAAAAGGAATCAGCACAGATTGCGCGGAAAGGACCTTGCCGCTATTCCAAATATCGGCCTTCCCTTCGTCGAGAAGAGCAGGACTGCTTGCAATCAGCACTTGATAGCCAGTTTGTTTCTGACTGCGGGTATGATCCGTGTCTGTTAATTTCCAGGTTAATCGGGGCGCATCGACATCGATTCCCAGAGGATTGGTCAAATATTCGCACTGTAAGCCAGAGACGGTCACATCAGCCTTCGCAGAAATAACACACAGAAACGATAATAAAATAACGGGACCGATACGTTGTGATATTAAGCTTTGCATTTTTAGGTCCGTGCTCAGAAATGAGCCCTCCGAAAATGAATTTGTAGTGGCCTGGGAGCTCATTTGACTCCTCGTCGACGAGCGCGAAAATCACCGGGTGTGCACCGCAGCTTGTCTTTGAACAATCGGCAGAAATACTGCTGACTGTCAAAACCTGCGCGAAACGCGACTTCTTTGACGCTCAATGCCGGATCGCTCAACAGCGTCCGAGCCCGTGCGATTTTCAAGTCCACCCAGTATTGATGAGGGCCCAGGCCAGTTTGCTGTTTGAAGATCCGCCGAAAATAGCTGTAGCTCAAATGCAATCGCCGGCGATGCCGCGCATGTCCAAATGGCCATTGACGCTTTCATTCATGAGTCGCAATGCTTCTCGTACGGCTTCGCTACCGCGCTGCAATTCGTCGAAGCCCCCCTGCTGATCAGAAAAAACTCTGCCCAAAATCTCAAAGGTGATGCCCGCCATAATTTGTTGCAGTGCAGGCCGACGCTGCGAGATGACCTCCATCAATTCCGCAAACCGACGCAGCATGTGATCTTCGTTTTTGACTCGCAAGACGGGCGCCTTAACTGAAAAGAATTCCTTCATCACCGTGGTTCGCGCAAGCCGTCCATCAAAACCCACCCAGTGTTCATCCCAACCGGTGCTCGGATGGGGACGATACCGATGCCATACGCCGGGAAACAGCAGAAACAAATCGCCCGGCTCAATCTGCCACCGTTTTCGCGCTGGCGATTCCAAGGTTCCTGAACCGCGAGAAATGTAAACCAGCTGATACTCTTCCAGCGACCGTCCATGTTTCCATTCGAATTGATACGTGCCGGGATGACCTTGTGGTGGATATTCCGAGCCAGGCGGAATGTGCGACTCACCGGCGGTCGTAACGAATAATCCCCACCGCCGATCACGCCCGCTAACAGGAAAGTATGAATACTGCGTGGCTAATGTCGGTTTCAAGGCGACCTCAAAGGATATCAAGAACGAGTGTCATAATGTGCAAGCTTTAAATCATTCTCTACATTGTTCTCCGAGGAATTCCTGCATAGACTAGCTTAGATGGTGAGGCTTTTGCGTGCAAACAATAACATTGCATCGCAGTGTTTTTCAGCGGCGTCTGTGGGAATCTTGGATTGCGAGACGCAATCTGAATGCTTCACGTAGATATTGCGTCGAGCGAACGCTTGGGTACCCGCTCGAAGTACATCGACTAGGAGAACTGCCGCGTGCACAAACTGCGCAACGATGTGCCACTTACCGCCAGTCGCCGGAAAGTTCGAAGGCGGCCCAGTAGAGTGGCGACATCCGGCCGTCGTGAGCCGTCTTGTCGTCGGGCAGTTCCACGCCGCGCTTGGCTCCTTCACGCAGCATTTTCAGTTGCGCCTGCCGCAGCGCTTCGAGTTTGGAGAAGTGTTGGTCCTTGTCCCACAGGTTTTCG comes from the Pirellulales bacterium genome and includes:
- a CDS encoding AraC family ligand binding domain-containing protein — protein: MKPTLATQYSYFPVSGRDRRWGLFVTTAGESHIPPGSEYPPQGHPGTYQFEWKHGRSLEEYQLVYISRGSGTLESPARKRWQIEPGDLFLLFPGVWHRYRPHPSTGWDEHWVGFDGRLARTTVMKEFFSVKAPVLRVKNEDHMLRRFAELMEVISQRRPALQQIMAGITFEILGRVFSDQQGGFDELQRGSEAVREALRLMNESVNGHLDMRGIAGDCI
- a CDS encoding family 78 glycoside hydrolase catalytic domain — translated: MGLLEPNDWTGPWIEHPTAPEEKHIWFRKNFSLRDRAASAVIYVASVGYHELYVNGQKVDARVLAPTLTRLDKRVLYVTYDIAPALQAGDNCIAIWTAAGWGRYEFFKTKSALRVQLNGKTISGDAISLASDTSWRCEISSSEDLGGCKYQDHGGEQIDAQKYNPDWNAVKFDDSEWPPAAAVSVETVLSAQMVEPSCMIENIHPQNITGSGPYKVELEKNFSGWISIKMKNQSAGDVVKIQISDNPGTTQAFGQKSIYVCKGGASETFQNRFNYSAGRYLTIDGLRSKPELSEIEGQAIATDLNRMGHFSCSSDLFNKIYETDLWTYRANTVEGYTEDCPHRERLGYGEEQFATAWGCGIPNYQVGAFYTNVLRDWRDVQQSNGWFNHTAPQVNRHYGGPMWSSAPLNISWEFYKNFGDKRILTDSYSASKAWLEFLASHVSDGILQPYNKNYNNGGNFLGDWAAPFQVGDKLKGKEFGTTQEALLFNNCVYAMNLGTFVEIAKVLERPDDVAIYERRLNDLKDKVQARFFNPDQNVYLDSRQIHLAFPMFAGITPENVKPAVLANFEKESLQTRPYLDMGSSGVPVLLKFLIETTQRNDILFNALSKTTEPSYGYFLSRGETAWPEYWDDNCPSRIHTCYTGIAAWFIKSLGGIREDPNEYGYQSFIIQPAIVKDLTFAEAKTESLYGPIVSRWEKKGGSIQMNVTIPVNSTATVYVPTTDIKNLTESGSAISAANGIKLLRFEKPYAVFQVQSGDYQFISK